In Camelus dromedarius isolate mCamDro1 chromosome 3, mCamDro1.pat, whole genome shotgun sequence, one DNA window encodes the following:
- the TMED7 gene encoding transmembrane emp24 domain-containing protein 7 → MPRPGSAQRWAAAAGRWGCRLLALLLLLVPGPGGASEITFELPDNAKQCFYEDITQGTKCTLEFQVITGGHYDVDCRVEDPDGNVLYKEMKKQYDSFTFTASKNGTYKFCFSNEFSTFTHKTVYFDLQVGEDPPLFPSENRVSALTQMESACVSIHEALKSVIDYQTHFRLREAQGRSRAEDLNTRVAYWSVGEAIILLVVSIGQVFLLKSFFSDKRTTTTRVGS, encoded by the exons ATGCCCCGGCCGGGGTCCGCGCAGCGCTGGGCGGCCGCCGCGGGCCGTTGGGGCTGCAGGCTGCTCGcgctgctgctgttgctggtgCCAGGGCCCGGTGGCGCCTCTGAGATCACCTTCGAGCTCCCCGACAATGCCAAGCAGTGTTTCTACGAGGACATCACGCAGGGCACCAAGTGCACCCTCGAGTTCCAG gtgATTACTGGTGGTCACTATGATGTAGATTGTCGAGTAGAAGATCCTGATGGTAATGTGTTATAcaaagagatgaagaaacagtATGATAGTTTTACCTTCACAGCCTCCAAAAATGGGACATACAAATTTTGCTTCAGCAATGAATTTTCTACTTTCACACATAAAACCGTGTATTTTGATCTTCAAGTTGGAGAAGACCCACCTTTGTTTCCTAGTGAGAACCGAGTCAGTGCTCTTACCCAG aTGGAGTCTGCCTGTGTTTCAATTCACGAAGCTCTGAAATCTGTCATCGACTATCAGACTCATTTCCGTTTGAGAGAAGCTCAAGGCCGAAGCCGAGCGGAGGATCTAAATACAAGAGTGGCCTATTGGTCAGTAGGAGAAGCCATCATTCTTCTGGTGGTTAGCATAGGGCAGGTATTTCTTCTGAAAAGCTTTTTCTCAGATAAAAGAACCACGACAACTCGTGTTGGATCATAA